The sequence AACATAAAGGAAAAATCACAACATGTGCTGTGTGCCCCTCTTAAGTCCTGCACGTTTGGCCAGGCTTCGCTACTCCCGCAAAATCACAGAAAGGTAAAGACTATTTAAACTTTTATCATTGAAAAATTAAGCGCGGAGAACTCAATCACTTCTTGAATTTATACTCAAATATCTTCCTGGCCATTGGTTCCTTTTTCTTAATCTTGAAAAGGACCTGCTTGCTTTCCCTCAGCCTTTTCAGGCTATTGGTCACAGAGCCAATGGAAACCTTCAGCTTCTTTGCAATATCCTTTGAGCTGAACCACATTTTTTTATTTTTCTTCAAAAAATCATATACTTCCTGTTGTCCCATTATTCAATCAACCCCGCCAGTGTTATTTTGTTATCAAGATGTATATAAACCTTTGGTTTTGGCCGGCTAAGTCAGAAAAGTGCCCCACTTTGTCCTGTTGATTGTGGGCTCGGGCTCCTTGGGCCCGCCACCGTCTTTCTCGTCTGGCTGAGGCAATGGAAAATGCCTGTGCAGGTACTCAAAGATTTTCTGCCCGAATGCATGCAGCTCCCTTGGGTCCAAATAGAGGGGATAGTCTGGGTCGATGACTGCGGGCTTTCGGCTCCATTGCGATATGGTTATTGAAAAATCAGAATAATAAATGCTGCGCATCCTCAAATCCGCGGCGTCTATATGGTAAGGCATCCCCATTGAGTCCAGCAGGCATTCGCCTTTCATCTTTTCCAGATCCATATGGAGATCAACTTTGTTGCCCTTCTCCGTTATTCCGGACAGCATCAGCTGTAACTTTTCGTCGATGGGCGAAGGCACATCCCCTCTGTTAAGTGTACGGTAAACCTTTGTAAAGCGGAAGAAAGCCGGCATTTCCTCCTTCACTGCCCTGTCTTTTATTTTTTCCACCATCGCATCATAGTCTAGGTGGGCCATCATGACAGCAGTATCAATCGAGCCAATAATCAGCTCCTTGTCGCTCCGTGGGGGCCATGAGTCTCTTTTTGCGAATCCAGCGCCTGCCAGCAGCGTTGTCCCTGCAGCATAGCCTGCCAGGAGAATGAGCCCGTTCCCTATGAATTTCCGCCTGCCATAGTCGGTAGATTGCTGCTTCTGAGGCGTGATGTATCTCTGTTCTTCCCCCATTGGTTTTAATCTGATGCATGTTGTTTATAAAGTTTTTACCATCCTGGGCTTAGTAGAAAAGTTTACGTTTTGCCATCAATTCTGCGAGCATCTGGAAATAAGGCAGACAGCAGTTTTCGGAGTTCCAGGGAGAAAACTGCCCTCGCCGATGGCAAAACCTGAGCCTTCAGGCGAAGTTTTCTACTAAGCTCCATCCTGGGGGAAGTCAACGTTCATTTTCAGTAACTTTATAAACAGTTTTTAGATTCTAAGAGCGGGCAAATAGTGTATTTATGCCTCTGTAGCATAGATAGCTATCCTTTCTCTAGAGAAAGGATAGAACCCAAAGAGTCCTCCCCTTCGGGTCGAGGATTTGCTTTGCAAATCATAAACGCCTCTGTAGCATAGTAGCCATTGCGCGTCCTTGGTATTCAATTGAAGACAAATAGGACGAGGTCGAGGGTGCAACTCCCTCCAGAGGCTTCATATCAATTTTTTTTTAGGCATGGCGCCAGGACAATTCTTTTATAGCAAATCACTTTAATAATCGGAACTTTGTTCCTAACGAATAAGTGATTTGCTTATTAGGAAATAACCTTGCACTCATTTCAAAACATACAAACATTTGTCCGGATATCAAAAAAATTTAAATATATGGCAATGAAATTAATTCCATGTCAGAAATCAAGACTGTTTTAATCAGTGGCGGCACAAGCGGCATGGGCAGGGCCTGTGTTTTTAAGTTTCTGGAAGCCGGGCATAATGTGGCTACATTTGCAAGGTCCGGGGACAGCTGCAAAGCACTGGAAAAAGAGCTTGGCGGAAAATTTCCGCAGGCCTCATACCTTGTCCTGCAGGGTGACGTGACTGATGAGGCTAGTGTGGCAATCATTGTCCAGAAAACTGTAAAGAAATTTGGCGCAATCGACATTCTTGTCAACAATGCAGGGCGGGGCCTGTTTGAGACTATTGACACCATCAAGCCCGGGGATTATTTAAATCTTCTAAATGTCAACCTTATTGGCGTGGCCCTGCTAAGCAAGCACGCTGTTCAATCCATGAAAAAGAAAAAAACAGGGCACATCATAAACATCGCATCGATTTCAGGAAAGGAGTCCGGGCCAGGCCGTGAGTTTTACAGCGCATCCAAATATGGGGTAATGGGCTTCTCTGAAGGATTGAGGAAAGAACTTAATGACTTTGAAATCAAGGTCACCACAATATGCCCCGGAATGGTCAAAACTGGCTTTTTCAGCCAGCATGAACTGCGGAGGAGAAAAACCGCAAACAAGGGCAAGCTTCCGCTTATGCTTCGGCCAGAGGAAATTGCCTCGGCAATATACTTCATTGCCTCTCAGCCAGGGCATGTCGCAATTACTGACATCACAATACTGCCATTTGGATGACAGGCTGGGCATTTTTGAGTGCAGTCCATCATATGCCGCTCCATTTTAGACAAAATCCAAGCCCTTCATCTACCAAAAAATATATAATCCGCTTTAGAAACAATTGCTCCATGGCTACAAATGCAGTGCAGCGAAGGGCTTTGCACATGAGGGCAGCAAAGCTTTTCAGGATTTATGATGTTCTCAGGGCGGAAAAGGCAAAATTGAACAGCATCGCAGCAAGGCTGCTGCCCCATGCAGAAGAGCTGGCCAATAGTGTTGACACCGGCGATATAGCCTCCAGGCTCACCTTCCTGAATGTCAGTGCAGTTGAGCTCGAACTCCTTACAAATGCCATACAGCATGAAATTGCATTCTGGAAAATCGTCAAGGCAGATATCGATGCCCTTGTGCAGGACAGGAAACAGTTCAGTGGCCTGTCAGGCTCCGGCGCAGAGGCAAATGCGGGCATCCTGCGGACAGTGATGCTCAACATCGACAAGCTTCACAAGATGCTCAATGCATCGTTCAACAAGCCGCGCAACAACCTGCTCGCAATTCTTGAAAAACAGCTGATTGCTGCTGAACGGCATCGCTGGCAGGACTACCAGGAATACTACAGGCGTGAGCAAAACCTGTTCCGGGATTTCACCTTAATGCGGGATGATGTCGAGAAGCTCAAGGGGATTCTCCCAGACTATGCAGTCAAACTCTCAAGGCAGGCAATGGCAAAGCGCGCTGGCATGATTACCGGTGTAATGGTCGTTGTTCTGCTTGCCAACTCAATAATTGGCGGTTATTTCTCTAACAAAGGCATCTTCCCTGGCGATGATAAAGGCCAGGTTGTCCAGGTCATTCAGGGCGGTGAGAGAATCCACATCCCAAATAATCTGGATATCGACAATCAGGCAACGCTGGTTGAAATTGGCGCAATCATGTCAGGGGTGAAGTTTGACTATGATTTCAAGGGGATAAAGGCAGTGGGCGATAGGGATATCGAAATTGACAAAGGATATTTCGGCGACTATGAATACAAAACCGCGCACGCATCAGCAATTGACTCGGCGCATATCCCTGCCTTAATCAGAAAAATTGGCTCAGCAAAATTAATGGGCACTGAGGTTGACTGGCTTGGCAGCAAATTCAAGGGGATAATGGGCACTTATCAGGATGAAACGCTGAGGATATGGCATGATGGCTGGAGAAGCTATTTTGTCGAGACATGGAAAGGCGGCAAAAAGGCATCATTCCTGGAGATTTTTGTCATCGGCGGGAAAGTGGGCATAGTCAAGCTTCTGAAAAATGATGGCTCCGGGTATTATGTGATCCGCGGCACAACAGCCAGGGCTTTGGAGCACAATGGCGGCGGCATGTACCGTGAGCGTGACCAGGGATTGGGCAGCAAATGGAAAAGCCCCTTCATCCAGGGCATTGACACGGATTCAAACGGAAGCGACATCATAAGCCAGGCCGAGCATATTGTATCGATTTGCTCGAACCTCCTCAAATAATTTCTATTCGCCGGCTTTGCTCGAAAAGTCAGTTTGGGCATCAATTTTGCGAAGCCCATTTCCAGAGGGATTATGCATTTTTCGGGGTTGCAGAGGAGAAAAATGCAATTCGAGAGAAGCTGCAATGCTGAGCGGATGCCCAAACCGGGCCGAAAGGCGGGTTTTCGGGCAAACCCTATTGGCCTCGCATCACCAAGCGAAAATTTAATTTACTTTAAAATACAAATCCCTGCTCATGGAGGAGACCGTGCCCAAAGCTGATGGCCTGCAGAGAAAAAAAAGGCGCAAATCAGTAATTGCCTCTGCTGCACTTGCATTGATGCTCTATATCATCATCTTTGTGATGAAATTTCCTTACAAGACAATCTCCACCCCTGTTTTTGACAACCAATCTTACATTGAATCGAAGCAGCAGGAGGAAGAATGCATCACCCGGCCATACAGGTTTGAGGACGCCTTTATCACAAATTCGCCATGGAAGAAAAACGGAACCAGCCTAACGCCAACGCTGATGCTGAAAAACCTCGAGGGCACAGCAGGAAAATTCACAGTGCAGATTGCCTTTTTCAATAGGGATACTTACCCGTGGAGTTCGGTAAATGGAGGGAACCCCAATGCAAAAGTGGAAAAGGCTGACATCTACAGCGGCAAAGTCGAAGTCACAATCCCAGCTGGTGTTATAGAGGAAATTGAAATCATGACAGATATGCATAATGACACTGACAATTTCTGGGCAGAGGACATTATTACCCCTCCTTACCTGACTGAGTGCCTATCTACCACTCATTACATCAACCAGACAAGGGCACAAAAAGTGCAAACCTCATGGGCAAAAACAAGAATCAGGGCAACAATCTGGCAGATGGCAACAGGAACTTATGAGGAGCCAGGAATTGATGAATTTACTTATTTGCAGACCTGATGACTATCCAAACATCCCTTTCCTTATCATGTCATTCAATGGCTTTCTCTGGCTCGGTATCTCCCTGACCCTGTCCTTTTCCTCAAGCATGTCCTTACTGCCTTTTTTTCCGATAACAATCATGCATTCTATATTGTAAACGTCAGGAATATTCAGCTCCGACATGGCCCTGTCCCTGTCAAAGCCGCCGATTGGATGCGCAATAAAGCCCCTTCTTGTCCCCTCAAGCAGAAGATTCTCACTCGCGAGGCCTGTGTCAAAGCTGTGGGTCCTGATGGGTTTCTCACCATTGTCCGAAATCTTCCTCGACAGCACAATTACGAGCACAGCAGCCCTTTTTGCCCATCGTTGGTTTCCCTCACTCAACAACCCGAAATAAATTGGCCACTCACCTGAATTATTTTTTGCATAAAGAAATAGCCATTCCTGGTTGTTTGAAGAGGAAGGGGCCCATCTCGCTGCCTCAAATAGGGGCATGAGATCATCATCTGTCATTTCCTCGCCGCTCAGTGCCCTTGAAGACCACCTATTCAGGATAATCGGGTGTATCTCATAGCCTGGTTTTCTGTTTTCCCTGACTTCATCACTCAGCGCATCTTTCATTTTGCCAATGGAAATCGCGGCAAGCTAACTATATTAACCTATCCTTTGGCTATTATACACTTATTTGTATTGCGCATGTTTCCAGAAATCCTATAATCACACAGCCTTTATCCTGACATTCAGCCGTGCGCCTTTTTTCAGGTTTTCTATTAATCTCCTGTTTATCATTGCAGCAGGCTTGTCGCACCTTATCCCGAATGTCCTTTCTGAGGAAAATTCTCCTATCCTCATCACAATCTCATCCCTGTGGCCAAATTTTGCGTTTATCCTGCCGTGCACAGAATCTCTTGCATCCCCTGCTTCCAGATTCATCTCAAAATTCCCGGAATTCCTGGCAATGTCAGCCAGGTCACCAGCGTTAAAGTCGCAGCCAACTCCAAGTATGCAGTCCCCTTTCACAGAAAGCTCGGTGTCTTTTGTAAATTCAAGGGAATTCCCGTGGGTCGCCAGTACATTGGCATGGCCGCTGCAGGCAAAGCTTATCTCCTTTGGCATTTTCCGCATTATTTCTTCATCTTGCCTTCCAAGGATTTGCCTGTTGCCTGGGTTGTCTTTATTTCAACGCCCAGATCCTTGAGGCCTTTGAGGTGCATTCTCATTAGCTGCTCAACTATGTTGAGAATCTTTAACATCTCTTCCCTTTCCTTGGCCAGGGTTGACAATGCGCCCTTGTGAAATCCAATCTGCTCGTCCGTGTTTGTTTTTCCAGTCATTTTTTCACCTCAAACTGCAATCAAAATCCTCTCATATTAATTTCTTTGCCATGTAGGGGCCTTCCCTTTCATAGCCAAGCCTTTTGTAATACTCCCTGACGCCGACTCCGGAAATTACCAGCATTTTCTTGCCGTCATAATCCTCAGCTGCCAGCCTTTCGGCTTCGGCAAGGAGGGACTTTCCAATGCCCCTGTGCTGTGCAGCTGCCTTGTCTTTTTTCTGAAGGTTAACAGCCGGGCCGTACACATGCAATTCCCTGATGCCAAGCGTGTTCCCGTCAATTTCCGGCCGGTGCGGCATGCCTGGCTTTCTCATCCTGGCAAAGCCAATCAACAGGTCATTTTTTGTGTCTTCGCATGAAATGAACAACTCTTTTCCACCAGAAGAATCATATTCCTGTTTTTTTATTTCGACATTGTCCCAGCTGATTTCCTTGCTCCTCGGCTCCCTGCATCTTGCGCACCTGCATTTGACATTTTTTTCTTCCATTTTCCGTTCAACATACTGCCTTAAATTCGTCCGGTCAACCCCTGATTCAGTCATGAAAGTCGGGATATCCCTCTGCACCCTCATTATCCTTAGCCATTCTGGCACATCCCTTTTGAACTCTGCAATTATCTCAGCGCTTTGCTCCGTTGTCGGGGGCAGGTACTCACCTTTTTTCCATTGCTCAAACAATGGTGTCCCTCTCATAACCATGCAGGGGTATATCTTGATTGCATCAGGCATGAAGTCAGGGTTTTTCACAATCTGCCCGAGCGACTCCAAATCCTGCTCAAGGGTTACGCCAGGCAATCCCGGCATCATGTGGTATCCAACCTTCAGGAAGCTGTCCTTCAGCTTGCGCGTTGCACTGATGCTGTCCTCGACAGTGTGCATCCTTTTAATCCGGTCGAGCACCTCACTGTAGACTGTCTGGACGCCAATCTCCACTCTTGTGGCGCCAAGCTTGAGCATCATGTCAATCTGCGGCTCATTGGCCCAGTCAGGCCTGGTCTCGAAGCATAATGCCACCAGGCGCATCTTGGCCTTTTCATTTCTCAGCTGCTCTGATTCCAGGCCAACATCAGCAGGGCTGTTTTTCAGCAGAAGCAATTGCTCCTGTATTGCAGTTGTCCTGTTTTCATCTGCAAGATTGCCAGGCAGCTTGAAGAACTCATTGAATTTTTCTAAATCCATGTACTCATTGCCCGGCCCTTCAAAAAACTTGTCTGACAGGTCATTCAGGGCTTTATAGCTGTACTTGATAAATTCCTCCTGGTAGCCTATTGGAAAGCTGGTATAGGTCCCTCCCATGATTATCATTTCGATTTTATCAGGGACCTTGTTCATTGCAAGGTACTGCTCAACCCTGTTTGATGTCTGGAGATACGGATCATAGCTGTTCCTGATTGCGCGCCTGGTTGCCGGCTCTTTCCCGGTGTATGCCTGCGGAACGCTGCCAAAAACACTGCCTGGCCCGCCCGGGCAGTAAGAGCATTTCCCGTGCCTGCATGCTATCGGCCTTGGCATAATCGCAATAGTTGCCACGCCGGAAATTGTCCTTGTTGGCTTTATTGTCAGGAGTTCCTTGAGCTCCTGCCGCTCATCATTTGTCGCAAAGGACGCAATGTCAATATTCCGCGGGATGCTTTTCAATCCTGCCCTCTTTACAAGGGACATCTTAATCCTGTTGAATCCTGCCTGGTCTGCAACATTCTGCTGCCTGACTTCGTCTATGATTTTCCTGCAGATTTCCCCGTACGCTGCCCGGCCCGGCAGTTCATTTTTTGCCATGGCATCCATATGCTCTGGAAACCACGTGCCTATAAAAAAATATCCTTTCCAATCAGGGCGGCACATAACCCTCGGCACATAACCCGCAATTATTTTGCCAATCTTTTTATACTCCGGCATGGTCAGGGAGTTGAGGTGGGATTATGCCAAAAAGGGTCTTGATAATTGAGGATGAACCGAACATTGCAGAGGCTGAAAGGCTTGTGCTGGAGTCAGACTATGAAGTGCACGTTGCTCCGGACGGGGATATGGGTCTGGAAATGGCCAAGAAGCTCCAGCCTGACTTGATTGTCCTCGACCTTATGCTGCCAAACCGCGGCGGGTATGATGTCAGCTTTAACATCCGGCAGCACAACAAGCTGAAGGATACAAAAATCATCATGGTCACAGCCCTTAATCAGCCTATTGACAGGAAGAAAGGCGAGATGGTTGGCACGGACATCTACATGACCAAGCCATTTGAGCCTGACGACTTGATGAACAATGTGAAAAGGCTTCTCCGTGACTGATAACTGCGGCAGGAGAAATATTTTTATCACAGGGGATTGATTACAATGGAGCAATATGTCTCATTATTCTCATCAGACCTGTGGCACAGCTTTTTCTACTTTCTTGGCACTTACCAGGGCGCATTTTACAGGAGCTCAATAGAGCTTGTAATCTCAATTCTGCTCTCATATATGGTAATCTCGGAATACACAAAAACGCAAATCAATGAAAGGAAGCGTGAGCTGAAATACCTGAGCATAGCCTTTGTAAGCCTGCTGATAAACAGCCTCCTTGAAGTCTCAATTTATGCAACGGTGTTGTTTGGCGGGTTTTCCATCGGCACCATCAGCTTTTTTTGGCCTGTCCTGGACAGGTTTCTCGACCTGATTACGCTGGTGCTGCTGGTCAATGCCTTTATTTTCCCGGCGTTCAAGACCCGGCTTCTCAGGTTCAAGGTTGATTACCGTGCGCAGCTTGTTGCCATAGCTGTTATTTCACTTTTGATCGAAGCTTTTTGGCTGGGAAGCAGGAGCATTCAAAATTATGTCTTTTTTTGGGGGAATTATATCCACCACCTGCTCACATTCTCCATAATAGTCTATGCCATCGTGGAGCTTTTGCGCTATCCAGACGAGGATTTTCGCTACAGCGGAAGCATCTATGCCGCGTTCCTTCTCTACCTTGTCGTGCCTGTTGCCGAATTTATCAACATTTTTTTCTATGGCAACAGCTCGATCCGGCTCAGGCTTTTTGTCCAGCCATTCCCTATTTTTGCCATCCTGCTCTTGACAAGGGTCACTTTCCTGAAGCTGGTGGACAAGGCATACCTTCGCGAGAGGCTCACAAAAGCAGAGCGCAAATACAAGATTGAGCGGGAACTTGGCAGGATGAAGGATGAATTTGTGTCAGTTGTCAGCCACGAGCTGAGGACGCCATTGACATCGATCAAATTGTACCTCTCCCTCCTGAAAAGCGGAAAGTTTGGCGAGACAAATGAGCAGCAAAAAAATGCCGTAAGGATAGTCGAGTCAGAATCGGACCGGCTTTCAAGCCTGATCAATGACCTTCTCAGCCTTTCCAAGCTTGAGTCAGGCAAGGAGCATCTGAAAATCAGGGAATTTGACCTCAACGAGCTGAAAAAGCCTATTTACTACGCGGGCGCAGAGGGAAAGGAAATTGAAGTTGCATTCTCAATCCCTGAAAATTTCAAGGTCAATGCCGATCCAAGCAAAATTACACAGGTGTTTGTAAACCTCATGGGCAATGCAATTAAATTCACAGATAACAAAGGCAAAATAAAAGTGACAGCTGAAAAAAGAAAGGGCGAATGGGCACTCTCAATCAAGGATTCGGGCAGGGGCATCCCCCACAAGGACATACCAAAGCTATTTGACAAATTCTACCAGTCGGAAAGCCATATGACGCGCACAAAGGGCGGCACAGGCCTTGGCCTGGCCATAGTCAAGAAAATTATCGACCTTCACAAGGGCAAGGTTGAGGTCGCATCGTCTGAAGGCAAGGGCAGCACATTCACTGTCATTGTCCCTTATAAAATTTGACGCAGGCCATCTGGTTATCGCTAAATAATCACTTTCTAGTAACAAATTGAGCAAAGCTTTTTAAAGCCAAATTCATGACAAAAAGCCATGTCACTCATAGATGTAAGAACGAGCCGCGATATAGGCTACAGGAACGAAGTACCTTATGCGAGCGATCTAAGTTACCCGATTCCCTACATTTTCAAGAACGGGCGGAATACCGGAATGATTGATTTCTCACAGCCTGATATCCTGGATGACATTTTAACATATGAATCAGCGCCTGTTTCGGAAAAATTCCTGAGCAACTTTCTTGCTGATGTTGACAGGACAGTAACCACTTTCCATTCTTATGTGCACTCACTCTCCCAGGATCAGCAGGCTGCCGTGAATTGGGCACTTAATGTGGCGTATAACACGCACCAGAGCGAGCCAAGGCAAACGGGAATGTCATACATGTTCCACATCCTAAACGTTATGAATATCTCGGCCAGGCATAACCTTAGCTATCTCGACATGATTTCAGCCCTGCTCCATGACACCCCTGAAAAATTAAGCGATGAGGATTTTGCACGCAGATGGGGAACTGATTTTAAGCCAAAGGTGAAAACTGTTGTGCAGGAGATCAGGACTGATCCTGATAGCATCAAAAGCCTTGAGCCAACATTCCTGGTAGCCCTGCGAAATCAGCTTTTCCGCTCATATGAGCATTTAAGCTCTGTTGAACATGGAAACTACAGGAAATTAATCAATGATTATACGAACATTAGAGAAAAGCAGCTTAGGCCAGCCATGGGCAATGAGCCTGAGGCAATCAAGGAAATGTATGGGAAAATAAACTCTGAGATAAACCAGGGCCTGGAGGCTGTTCTGGTAACTGGCATCAGGCGTGACCTTACACAGCAATACCTCGACAAATTGCAGGAGTCAATGGACAGCTTTTTAGTCAGGAATGTTGCAACAGGCCAATTCAAGGGTCTGGAAGCAATTGACTACAGCATGAGGCAAATCACAAACCTGAGCAGGCTTAAAATCCTGGATTCAAGCTACGCCGGGCATATTTTTGGAATAGCCCCCTACACAGTGCGGCCTGGCATAAATCACAGGGATGGCAGGGACTATCTTTCTGACCACGAAACACGGCTGCACATCCTGGTTGCAGACATAAATTCAGGAATCCTGAAATTTGGGGACCGCAGGCACAACATCTCGGACATGTACAGCTATGCGAATTACCTTAGCCGCGCGGACCAGCAGCAGACCCTTGATCTGATGCAGCAAAGGCAGGAAACTTCCCAGGACAGGCACAAAAGAATGAAGGAGAGAATTGATTCCATAGACAAAAGGCGGAGCCCCCAGAGCAAGAACAGCATGGATAGCAATTTCAGGCTGGTCGAAATGTGGAAGGGATTGTTCGCAGGCAACCACCTGATTGAGGCAAGGCAGCACATTGAGGCCAGCGATTCAGGGCTTTACCAACATCCACTTGTGGCTCAATCATTGGAAGCTAGGCGCGTGGCTGAGTCGGAACTGATGCAGGAAATAGCGCGCCAGGCTCACCTCCAGCAAAGGCACTTAATAATAAACAGCAAGGATATAACCAGGGACTTCGTGGAGATGCAGGAACGGAAAATAGCTGAATTTGAGAGGGATGGCCTACTTTACACAATCACTGAAACCCTATCTGATATGGACCAGCAGGCAAAGTACGGTGCGCTCGCAAGCATGTTTTTCAGGACTTTTGTCCCAATCATGAGAAAGGATGAAAAACAGGAAGAGAAATTCAAGAATGACAGGCTGACACAAATGATAGCCAGCATAGTTTTTAAGCGCCACGCTGATAAATTTGCAAGCGATCCCAATTTCCATTATCGTGGAAGCGAAAGCCTGATGAGGCCATTCTTTGACATGGCACAGCATATGGACTGATCCCCTGCAAAAATTTCCAAGTTAATGATCAAAAATGGCAGTCGACCTAAGAAAGCTGCAGAATGCGGCGAAGAACAGGAATCCAGAAGACTTGTTGATATCCCATTATGCGCTGATAATTGCAAATCCATATAATTTGATTGCGCCATCCGGAAAAATCGCATATTCCTATAGAAATGAAATTAAGCAAAGATGGGCTGAGAAAATCATAATCCTATCCCAATATCTCAGGAGGCTTCATGGGGAGATTGTGGAACAATTATCTGCAGGCGAAGAAGCATACAGGGGAATGCCGATAAACAGTGAGTTCGACCTAATGACCAACATGATGCAAAACAGGTCTGACGAGGCAGTAGATGCATCCAAAAAAATGTGGGAAAAGCATATCGAGCCTCTCATCCCCCTGCGGGAAAGAAAAACCGGAAACATCAATTATGACAGGCTTTACGATAAATTGCTTGGCATCCTCAAGCAGGATTATTCATTGAATGATTTGCAGAAGGCCCGCAGGGAATTCACCTTAATGGCAAGCCTTTGGAGAAAAACTGTTGATAAGAACTGGAGCAAGGGAGAATCCTATGAAAAATGGAACCGGGAATTCAATGGCTATAGGGATGCAGGCGCTCCTGAATCAGTTTTGTTCGTTCGCAAAAATAGGAACCGTTCATTCCCCATCCTGGCAGAATACATCAGGCTCAAGTCCCGGGAAAGCACTTTGAAAAAAGTTCTTTCCAGAATATATACAGCCATGCACGCAGCCGGTTACAGGGGGGAGGACACGACTTTTGATCCAGCAGTATTTGCGCAAGAATATAAAATCCACAGGGACACTTTTGGAATTTTGGTTGTTCAGCCCGATGAGGCAGAACAGTTAGTCTCAAAATTTGAAAAAAGGGTGGTGAAGCTTGATATGGATCAGCGATACAGGCGCTGGGACAAGCTCGATTTCGAAACTGGCAAGATTGGCGGGGAGGCACGAGGAGGGTATAAAGAATACTTTGTCAGGGTAAATAAGAAATTTGGAGGCCTGCAAGGCAGGGAAAAAAAGATAGTCCGGGACGAGGCAATCCAGGTCCAATTTTATCCTTATATCAGGTGGTGGCTGAATAATTTCCTGAGGACTGAAGACACCCATAAAACCTATAAGCAAATCCAGGCCAACACAGTGGATGAAGCTGTGCAGGACGATGACTGGTTAAGTGAATCACAGGATGGCCTGGAAGAAATGCTGGCAGATGTGCAAAAAATAATCAGGGAATCAGTGCCTCTTGGCTCCCCGCTTTTGCACGCATTTTCGTCCTGTGTTGGAGCCGGCCCAGAGGCATCAAAACACAAATAGAATTTAATCCTGAATTTCAATCAGTCGTTGCTAATATCAGTCGCTGCTAGTCACCCTTCTCGCCTTTGGCACATAATTGAGGATTTTGTCGCCCATTGACTTGCCACAGCCAAGAAAATCCCTTCCATGCCTGACCAGGACAAACCCCTTGCTTTCCAATTGGATATC is a genomic window of Candidatus Woesearchaeota archaeon containing:
- a CDS encoding HTH domain-containing protein; translation: MGQQEVYDFLKKNKKMWFSSKDIAKKLKVSIGSVTNSLKRLRESKQVLFKIKKKEPMARKIFEYKFKK
- a CDS encoding SDR family oxidoreductase — its product is MSEIKTVLISGGTSGMGRACVFKFLEAGHNVATFARSGDSCKALEKELGGKFPQASYLVLQGDVTDEASVAIIVQKTVKKFGAIDILVNNAGRGLFETIDTIKPGDYLNLLNVNLIGVALLSKHAVQSMKKKKTGHIINIASISGKESGPGREFYSASKYGVMGFSEGLRKELNDFEIKVTTICPGMVKTGFFSQHELRRRKTANKGKLPLMLRPEEIASAIYFIASQPGHVAITDITILPFG
- a CDS encoding nitroreductase family protein, whose translation is MKDALSDEVRENRKPGYEIHPIILNRWSSRALSGEEMTDDDLMPLFEAARWAPSSSNNQEWLFLYAKNNSGEWPIYFGLLSEGNQRWAKRAAVLVIVLSRKISDNGEKPIRTHSFDTGLASENLLLEGTRRGFIAHPIGGFDRDRAMSELNIPDVYNIECMIVIGKKGSKDMLEEKDRVREIPSQRKPLNDMIRKGMFG
- a CDS encoding DUF371 domain-containing protein: MPKEISFACSGHANVLATHGNSLEFTKDTELSVKGDCILGVGCDFNAGDLADIARNSGNFEMNLEAGDARDSVHGRINAKFGHRDEIVMRIGEFSSERTFGIRCDKPAAMINRRLIENLKKGARLNVRIKAV
- a CDS encoding tRNA uridine(34) 5-carboxymethylaminomethyl modification radical SAM/GNAT enzyme Elp3, translating into MAKNELPGRAAYGEICRKIIDEVRQQNVADQAGFNRIKMSLVKRAGLKSIPRNIDIASFATNDERQELKELLTIKPTRTISGVATIAIMPRPIACRHGKCSYCPGGPGSVFGSVPQAYTGKEPATRRAIRNSYDPYLQTSNRVEQYLAMNKVPDKIEMIIMGGTYTSFPIGYQEEFIKYSYKALNDLSDKFFEGPGNEYMDLEKFNEFFKLPGNLADENRTTAIQEQLLLLKNSPADVGLESEQLRNEKAKMRLVALCFETRPDWANEPQIDMMLKLGATRVEIGVQTVYSEVLDRIKRMHTVEDSISATRKLKDSFLKVGYHMMPGLPGVTLEQDLESLGQIVKNPDFMPDAIKIYPCMVMRGTPLFEQWKKGEYLPPTTEQSAEIIAEFKRDVPEWLRIMRVQRDIPTFMTESGVDRTNLRQYVERKMEEKNVKCRCARCREPRSKEISWDNVEIKKQEYDSSGGKELFISCEDTKNDLLIGFARMRKPGMPHRPEIDGNTLGIRELHVYGPAVNLQKKDKAAAQHRGIGKSLLAEAERLAAEDYDGKKMLVISGVGVREYYKRLGYEREGPYMAKKLI
- a CDS encoding response regulator, which produces MPKRVLIIEDEPNIAEAERLVLESDYEVHVAPDGDMGLEMAKKLQPDLIVLDLMLPNRGGYDVSFNIRQHNKLKDTKIIMVTALNQPIDRKKGEMVGTDIYMTKPFEPDDLMNNVKRLLRD
- a CDS encoding GHKL domain-containing protein; protein product: MEQYVSLFSSDLWHSFFYFLGTYQGAFYRSSIELVISILLSYMVISEYTKTQINERKRELKYLSIAFVSLLINSLLEVSIYATVLFGGFSIGTISFFWPVLDRFLDLITLVLLVNAFIFPAFKTRLLRFKVDYRAQLVAIAVISLLIEAFWLGSRSIQNYVFFWGNYIHHLLTFSIIVYAIVELLRYPDEDFRYSGSIYAAFLLYLVVPVAEFINIFFYGNSSIRLRLFVQPFPIFAILLLTRVTFLKLVDKAYLRERLTKAERKYKIERELGRMKDEFVSVVSHELRTPLTSIKLYLSLLKSGKFGETNEQQKNAVRIVESESDRLSSLINDLLSLSKLESGKEHLKIREFDLNELKKPIYYAGAEGKEIEVAFSIPENFKVNADPSKITQVFVNLMGNAIKFTDNKGKIKVTAEKRKGEWALSIKDSGRGIPHKDIPKLFDKFYQSESHMTRTKGGTGLGLAIVKKIIDLHKGKVEVASSEGKGSTFTVIVPYKI